In Thalassococcus sp. S3, the sequence GCTCGTCGTGCTCATGGGGAATGTCAGCACTTCGAACGTGACGCCCCGCGCCTCCAGGGCACCTGCTGTCAGGATCGCGTCAATCGCGCTGCGAAAGGCGCGGTCGATGTCGACGACAACAAAGGTATCGCCCGCCGCCAGCTCCCGGAGCAAGGCATCGAAGACAGGCCGCTCTGCCGCAACGGCGGATAGCTTTTCCACCCGCAGCTCATCGCAGATCGCTTCGAGTTGCAGGATTTGGCGATCAACTTGCTGGCGTTCCGTCGAGACGCGGACATAGCCGATGCGGCGCGGTTTGGGCATGGCACCTGATCGAATAGGATCCTTTCCGATCACCCGCCGAAATGCCCGCGCCGCAGATCTGGTGTCAGCGGAACGCCGCAGATTTCCTGGGTCTGTGTTTACCGTTTTGGCGGAATCCCGTAAAGCTGTGTCTTGTCCAAAAACCATTACATATGAACAGCATAGCTCGGTGCATTGGGGCAAGTGCGCTCGCGATCCCACTCATGAGTTATCCACAACAGAGTTTGGCAGAGGGCTTCACAGGCGCGGAGTTCGCCACTTGGTCCGAGGCAAGTCAGAACAGCTATATCGAGACCTCCGTGACCATGGCAGGCGTTGTGTTCACGCAAACCCATCTTGGAAAGGCATCCTGCGTGAATGACTGGTACTTTGCCGACGATGCCTGGAAGACGCGCAATTCGGACATCCGCGACGCCATCGCCGCTTACCGGGATGCACATCCGAGTGGCGTTATTCTGGCGTTGATTATCAGAGAATGCGGCGCGTTGGACTGATCTTCACCTGTTCGCTCCGAGATCGGGCACCATCTGCGTCGAGAAGACCGGCGCTGCAGGCTTGGTCGCATCTGGCTCAGCGATGGTGTGGCGAACGCGATCCGGCATTTCGGCTTCGATGTCTTTCATGATGTCGTCGAGTTCCTCGAAACTCGGTGGATTGTCTTCATCCATCAAGCGATTGCGGGCAGAGCC encodes:
- a CDS encoding recombinase family protein, with translation MPKPRRIGYVRVSTERQQVDRQILQLEAICDELRVEKLSAVAAERPVFDALLRELAAGDTFVVVDIDRAFRSAIDAILTAGALEARGVTFEVLTFPMSTTSDEGEFMYGVLALAAQFERRIIRRRTKEGLAAARRRGVRLGRPSHLQEPVIREAYAWMVEIGLPCRYVAALLGVSRLTLQRGFHRLELSYPIPPKPPKGDEP